A window of Pelagicoccus enzymogenes genomic DNA:
CCTCCAGCATCTCTATCGGCGTCGACGGCGGCGGCACCTCCACCCGCGCCATCGCCATCGGCGCAACAGCATCCGTAATCGGCACCGGACAGGCGCCCGGCTGCAATCCTAACAACGTCGGGTACCCCCTTGCCGCCAGCCATATCCTGCAAGCCATCCAAGCCACCAGCGCCCCCATCACGCCAGCCACCTCACTCTGTCTCGGCATCGCCGGTCTCGCCACCGCTGCCCAGCGCCAAAAGCTCCGCCAGCATCTCACTTCCATCCAGCCCGACATCGCCGACGCCAAACTCATCCTCACCCACGACCTCGAGATCGCCCATTACGCCGCCTTCGCAGGCCAACCCGGCATCGTGCTCGTCGCCGGCACCGGATCCGCCTGCTTCGCCAAGGACCCGAGCGGCAAAGCCTACCGAGCCAGCGGGCGCGACTTCCACTACGACGACCCCGGCAGCGGCTACGCCATCGGCAAACGGGCCATGGACGCCCAACTCCTTCCTCCCGCCGAAGGGCGCGCCGCCATAGCCGCCCTCGCTCCCCGCATCATCGAGCTCGCCAAAGAGGGAAACGCCAAGGCGCTGGAAACGCTCCGCCTCGAAGCCGAGCAGCTCGCTAAACTCGCCCAGCTGGTCTACTACGACTACGCCCAGAGCGCCCCCTCGCCTATCCTCGCCCTCACCGGCAGCATCCTCACCACCCCCTCCCTCTACCGGGAAACCGTGCACCAATCACTGCGCGACGCCCTCCCCGGCCTCAAGCTCGTCGAGCTCAGCAC
This region includes:
- a CDS encoding BadF/BadG/BcrA/BcrD ATPase family protein: MSNPQSSSISIGVDGGGTSTRAIAIGATASVIGTGQAPGCNPNNVGYPLAASHILQAIQATSAPITPATSLCLGIAGLATAAQRQKLRQHLTSIQPDIADAKLILTHDLEIAHYAAFAGQPGIVLVAGTGSACFAKDPSGKAYRASGRDFHYDDPGSGYAIGKRAMDAQLLPPAEGRAAIAALAPRIIELAKEGNAKALETLRLEAEQLAKLAQLVYYDYAQSAPSPILALTGSILTTPSLYRETVHQSLRDALPGLKLVELSTSPAQAAAQMARG